A stretch of the Aegilops tauschii subsp. strangulata cultivar AL8/78 chromosome 4, Aet v6.0, whole genome shotgun sequence genome encodes the following:
- the LOC109735068 gene encoding uncharacterized protein isoform X4 — protein MKRVHANGPNAEYVVIKPRDTTMNKTHPHRHGTHEDNDILSGTQMRKSRENMDGNLTRVHKQSTQDKSVVHVSSKQKRSPSMEVGTKVILKSSVYPNKRHVAHASILGCNSKKMVGGVELGRQFIEVQVDQPIEECELLVRERENCRTIGDTFTSGLTIAWPSSCIERFSG, from the exons ATGAAG AGAGTTCATGCCAATGGACCCAATGCAGAATACGTAGTGATCAAACCCAGAGATACAACAATG AATAAAACTCACCCACATCGACATGGCACACACGAAGATAATGACATTCTGTCAGGCACACAG ATGAGAAAGAGCAGGGAGAATATGGATGGAAATTTGACTAGAGTACACAAACAAAGCACTCAAGACAAGTCTGTAGTCCATGTGTCCTCTAAGCAGAAACGTAGTCCTTCAATGGAG GTTGGCACAAAAGTGATTCTGAAGTCCTCAGTATATCCAAACAAAAGGCATGTGGCACATGCTAGCATTTTGGGTTGCAATTCAAAAAAAATGGTTGGTGGTGTTGAGCTAGGTCGGCAGTTCATAGAAGTGCAAGTTGATCAACCTATTGAGGAATGTGAGCTCTTGGTAAGGGAAAGGGAAAATTGTAGGACAATTGGCGATACTTTCACCTCTGGATTAACAATTGCTTGGCCTTCGTCATGT atTGAGAGGTTCAGTGGTTGA
- the LOC109735068 gene encoding uncharacterized protein isoform X5, protein MKRVHANGPNAEYVVIKPRDTTMNKTHPHRHGTHEDNDILSGTQKHHLENAGCNKLSYQAPSSPAHPVFDPIFYGEVGTKVILKSSVYPNKRHVAHASILGCNSKKMVGGVELGRQFIEVQVDQPIEECELLVRERENCRTIGDTFTSGLTIAWPSSCIERFSG, encoded by the exons ATGAAG AGAGTTCATGCCAATGGACCCAATGCAGAATACGTAGTGATCAAACCCAGAGATACAACAATG AATAAAACTCACCCACATCGACATGGCACACACGAAGATAATGACATTCTGTCAGGCACACAG AAGCATCATCTTGAAAATGCGGGCTGCAATAAACTCTCATATCaagcaccatcatcaccagcccATCCTGTTTTCGATCCTATTTTTTATGGAGAG GTTGGCACAAAAGTGATTCTGAAGTCCTCAGTATATCCAAACAAAAGGCATGTGGCACATGCTAGCATTTTGGGTTGCAATTCAAAAAAAATGGTTGGTGGTGTTGAGCTAGGTCGGCAGTTCATAGAAGTGCAAGTTGATCAACCTATTGAGGAATGTGAGCTCTTGGTAAGGGAAAGGGAAAATTGTAGGACAATTGGCGATACTTTCACCTCTGGATTAACAATTGCTTGGCCTTCGTCATGT atTGAGAGGTTCAGTGGTTGA
- the LOC109735068 gene encoding uncharacterized protein isoform X1 has translation MKRVHANGPNAEYVVIKPRDTTMNKTHPHRHGTHEDNDILSGTQKHHLENAGCNKLSYQAPSSPAHPVFDPIFYGEMRKSRENMDGNLTRVHKQSTQDKSVVHVSSKQKRSPSMEVGTKVILKSSVYPNKRHVAHASILGCNSKKMVGGVELGRQFIEVQVDQPIEECELLVRERENCRTIGDTFTSGLTIAWPSSCIERFSG, from the exons ATGAAG AGAGTTCATGCCAATGGACCCAATGCAGAATACGTAGTGATCAAACCCAGAGATACAACAATG AATAAAACTCACCCACATCGACATGGCACACACGAAGATAATGACATTCTGTCAGGCACACAG AAGCATCATCTTGAAAATGCGGGCTGCAATAAACTCTCATATCaagcaccatcatcaccagcccATCCTGTTTTCGATCCTATTTTTTATGGAGAG ATGAGAAAGAGCAGGGAGAATATGGATGGAAATTTGACTAGAGTACACAAACAAAGCACTCAAGACAAGTCTGTAGTCCATGTGTCCTCTAAGCAGAAACGTAGTCCTTCAATGGAG GTTGGCACAAAAGTGATTCTGAAGTCCTCAGTATATCCAAACAAAAGGCATGTGGCACATGCTAGCATTTTGGGTTGCAATTCAAAAAAAATGGTTGGTGGTGTTGAGCTAGGTCGGCAGTTCATAGAAGTGCAAGTTGATCAACCTATTGAGGAATGTGAGCTCTTGGTAAGGGAAAGGGAAAATTGTAGGACAATTGGCGATACTTTCACCTCTGGATTAACAATTGCTTGGCCTTCGTCATGT atTGAGAGGTTCAGTGGTTGA
- the LOC109735068 gene encoding uncharacterized protein isoform X3, which produces MNKTHPHRHGTHEDNDILSGTQKHHLENAGCNKLSYQAPSSPAHPVFDPIFYGEMRKSRENMDGNLTRVHKQSTQDKSVVHVSSKQKRSPSMEVGTKVILKSSVYPNKRHVAHASILGCNSKKMVGGVELGRQFIEVQVDQPIEECELLVRERENCRTIGDTFTSGLTIAWPSSCIERFSG; this is translated from the exons ATG AATAAAACTCACCCACATCGACATGGCACACACGAAGATAATGACATTCTGTCAGGCACACAG AAGCATCATCTTGAAAATGCGGGCTGCAATAAACTCTCATATCaagcaccatcatcaccagcccATCCTGTTTTCGATCCTATTTTTTATGGAGAG ATGAGAAAGAGCAGGGAGAATATGGATGGAAATTTGACTAGAGTACACAAACAAAGCACTCAAGACAAGTCTGTAGTCCATGTGTCCTCTAAGCAGAAACGTAGTCCTTCAATGGAG GTTGGCACAAAAGTGATTCTGAAGTCCTCAGTATATCCAAACAAAAGGCATGTGGCACATGCTAGCATTTTGGGTTGCAATTCAAAAAAAATGGTTGGTGGTGTTGAGCTAGGTCGGCAGTTCATAGAAGTGCAAGTTGATCAACCTATTGAGGAATGTGAGCTCTTGGTAAGGGAAAGGGAAAATTGTAGGACAATTGGCGATACTTTCACCTCTGGATTAACAATTGCTTGGCCTTCGTCATGT atTGAGAGGTTCAGTGGTTGA
- the LOC109735068 gene encoding uncharacterized protein isoform X2 — translation MKRVHANGPNAEYVVIKPRDTTMNKTHPHRHGTHEDNDILSGTQKHHLENAGCNKLSYQAPSSPAHPVFDPIFYGEMRKSRENMDGNLTRVHKQSTQDKSVVHVSSKQKRSPSMEVGTKVILKSSVYPNKRHVAHASILGCNSKKMVGGVELGRQFIEVQVDQPIEECELLVRERENCRTIGDTFTSGLTIAWPSSCVD, via the exons ATGAAG AGAGTTCATGCCAATGGACCCAATGCAGAATACGTAGTGATCAAACCCAGAGATACAACAATG AATAAAACTCACCCACATCGACATGGCACACACGAAGATAATGACATTCTGTCAGGCACACAG AAGCATCATCTTGAAAATGCGGGCTGCAATAAACTCTCATATCaagcaccatcatcaccagcccATCCTGTTTTCGATCCTATTTTTTATGGAGAG ATGAGAAAGAGCAGGGAGAATATGGATGGAAATTTGACTAGAGTACACAAACAAAGCACTCAAGACAAGTCTGTAGTCCATGTGTCCTCTAAGCAGAAACGTAGTCCTTCAATGGAG GTTGGCACAAAAGTGATTCTGAAGTCCTCAGTATATCCAAACAAAAGGCATGTGGCACATGCTAGCATTTTGGGTTGCAATTCAAAAAAAATGGTTGGTGGTGTTGAGCTAGGTCGGCAGTTCATAGAAGTGCAAGTTGATCAACCTATTGAGGAATGTGAGCTCTTGGTAAGGGAAAGGGAAAATTGTAGGACAATTGGCGATACTTTCACCTCTGGATTAACAATTGCTTGGCCTTCGTCATGTGTAG atTGA